The Hymenobacter sp. DG01 genome has a segment encoding these proteins:
- a CDS encoding cation-translocating P-type ATPase: MEPTTRTETLDIEGMTCASCASFVEKSLSRTPGVQRAVVNFATEKATIDYLPAQTSPATLREAVLQAGYGVSERAPDTSAADRQAEVDRQKAQAYQQLRRRFGVAAGLALVIMPLSMLMLWPALLQHINMQWLNYLLLLLTLPVLLYSGREFYVAAWNGLRHRTANMDTLIAVGTGAAFLYSLAATLAPGLFLRRGLMPEVYYDTTATIIALILLGKVLELRAKTQTSAAIRALLGLQAKTARVVRPGGLEVDVPLEQVQPGDLVAVRPGEKVATDGVVEEGHSAVDEAMLTGESLPVAKKAGDLVFGATLNKTGAFRFRVTKVGADTLLSQIVKLVEDAQGSRAPIQRLADKVSAVFLPTVIGIALLTFVLWFSLAPVESRLPLALVNFVAVLIIACPCALGLATPTAIMVGTGKGAEYGVLIRSAEALEKAYQVTTVLLDKTGTITCGEPTVTDLVAAPGWAPARLLPLVAAVERLSEHPLAEAVVRYAASQGAAPLSATDFRAVEGKGAAATVQGQAVLIGNGRLLAEAGISLPPDLQQQADALLLQAKTVLYVAVAGQAAGLLGVADTVRPTSAAAIKRLQNLGIEVVMMTGDNPQTAAEVARQMGIKRYFAEVLPQDKAAKVKELQQEGRTVAMVGDGVNDAPALAQADIGLAMGQGTDVALEAAGITLMRSDLQGVVTAIELSRQTMRTIRQNLFFAFIYNTLGIPVAAGLLYPVFGLLLSPMLAAGAMALSSVSVLTNSLRLRRFSPTAP, translated from the coding sequence ATGGAACCTACCACCCGAACCGAAACCCTCGATATTGAGGGCATGACCTGCGCCTCGTGCGCTTCCTTCGTCGAAAAGTCGCTGAGCCGCACCCCGGGCGTGCAGCGGGCCGTGGTCAACTTCGCCACCGAGAAAGCTACCATTGACTACCTGCCTGCCCAGACCAGCCCCGCTACCCTGCGGGAGGCCGTGCTACAGGCCGGCTACGGCGTCAGTGAGCGGGCTCCCGATACCAGCGCCGCCGACCGGCAGGCAGAAGTTGACCGGCAGAAAGCGCAGGCCTACCAGCAGCTCCGGCGCCGGTTCGGGGTAGCCGCGGGCCTGGCCCTGGTCATCATGCCCCTGAGTATGCTCATGCTCTGGCCCGCCCTGCTCCAGCACATCAATATGCAGTGGCTGAACTACCTGCTGCTGCTGCTAACACTACCCGTGCTGCTGTACAGCGGCCGCGAGTTCTACGTGGCGGCCTGGAACGGCCTGCGGCACCGTACCGCCAACATGGATACGCTGATTGCCGTGGGCACCGGCGCGGCCTTCCTCTACAGTCTGGCCGCTACCCTCGCGCCCGGCTTGTTTCTGCGCCGCGGCCTGATGCCCGAGGTGTATTACGACACCACGGCCACCATCATTGCCCTGATTCTGCTGGGCAAAGTGCTGGAGCTGCGCGCCAAAACCCAAACCTCCGCCGCCATCAGGGCCCTGCTGGGGCTGCAGGCCAAAACGGCCCGGGTGGTGCGCCCCGGCGGGCTGGAAGTGGACGTGCCCCTGGAGCAGGTGCAGCCCGGCGACCTGGTGGCCGTGCGCCCCGGCGAGAAGGTAGCCACCGATGGGGTAGTGGAAGAGGGACATTCCGCCGTGGACGAGGCCATGCTGACGGGCGAGAGCCTGCCGGTGGCGAAAAAGGCCGGCGACCTGGTGTTCGGGGCTACCCTCAACAAAACCGGGGCCTTCCGCTTCCGGGTGACCAAAGTAGGCGCCGATACCCTGCTCTCTCAAATTGTAAAGCTGGTAGAAGATGCTCAGGGCAGCCGCGCCCCCATTCAGCGCCTGGCCGATAAAGTCAGCGCCGTCTTCTTGCCCACGGTCATTGGTATTGCCCTGCTCACCTTTGTGCTTTGGTTTAGCCTGGCCCCGGTGGAAAGCCGCCTGCCCCTGGCTCTGGTCAATTTTGTGGCCGTGCTTATTATAGCTTGCCCCTGCGCCCTGGGGCTGGCTACCCCCACTGCCATTATGGTGGGTACGGGCAAAGGGGCCGAGTACGGCGTGCTGATCCGCAGCGCCGAAGCCCTAGAGAAAGCCTACCAGGTAACCACCGTGCTCCTCGATAAAACCGGCACCATTACCTGCGGGGAGCCCACCGTCACGGACCTGGTGGCCGCGCCGGGCTGGGCGCCAGCTCGTCTGCTACCTCTGGTAGCGGCCGTAGAGCGCCTTTCTGAGCACCCACTGGCCGAGGCAGTGGTGCGCTACGCCGCAAGCCAGGGAGCCGCGCCCCTGTCTGCCACCGACTTCCGGGCCGTGGAAGGCAAGGGGGCTGCTGCTACGGTGCAGGGCCAGGCGGTGCTGATCGGCAACGGGCGGCTCCTGGCGGAAGCCGGCATTAGCCTGCCGCCAGATCTGCAGCAGCAGGCCGATGCCCTGCTGCTGCAGGCCAAAACGGTACTTTACGTGGCGGTAGCCGGGCAGGCCGCCGGGCTGCTCGGGGTAGCTGACACCGTGCGCCCTACCTCGGCGGCAGCCATCAAGCGCCTGCAAAACTTGGGAATTGAAGTGGTCATGATGACCGGCGACAACCCCCAGACGGCCGCCGAGGTAGCCCGGCAGATGGGCATCAAGCGGTACTTCGCCGAAGTGCTACCCCAGGATAAAGCCGCCAAGGTAAAGGAGCTGCAGCAGGAGGGGCGCACCGTAGCTATGGTGGGGGACGGCGTTAACGATGCCCCGGCCCTGGCCCAGGCCGACATTGGGCTGGCTATGGGCCAAGGTACTGATGTGGCCCTGGAAGCCGCCGGCATCACCCTCATGCGCTCTGATCTGCAGGGCGTGGTAACGGCCATTGAACTCTCACGCCAGACCATGCGCACCATCCGGCAGAACCTGTTTTTTGCCTTTATTTATAACACGCTGGGCATTCCGGTAGCCGCTGGGCTGCTTTACCCCGTCTTTGGGCTGTTGCTCTCGCCCATGCTGGCAGCCGGCGCCATGGCCCTGAGCTCCGTATCGGTACTGACTAACTCGCTACGGTTGCGTCGCTTTTCGCCCACGGCTCCTTGA
- a CDS encoding MFS transporter — protein sequence MSAPVTAPTPPAPSASPFTPLKIPFFRMLWIASFVSNIGTWMQNVGAVGLMTELTTSPVLVALLQTASALPVFLLSLPAGALADLVDRRKMLLATQTWMAVVALLLAAVTLLGLNNPWLLLTLTFLLGLGGALNNPVWQTVTPELVPRQELPQAIALNSVSFNLARAFGPALGGLVIGYFSAGAAFLLNGLSFLATIYMVYSWKREPQATSTLATERLVAAIRGGIRYARFAPAVQHILVRGVSFTFGASALFALMPAVVARRLHEPTSFYSLLLSCMGLGAVIAAFILPRLNRRLSIDWRVTLATGAFAVSLLGLGYADNHWLLYGLLTLVGMAWMLVLNSFSVGVQTVVPRWVQARTISLYLLTIQGGMALGSVVWGTVAERASLPLALTGAAGWLGLTTLLALRFSLRNSPESLDHTPARSRPEPILAEEPDPEDGPVIITTTYRVLPSDRPAFTYLMEQLARIRRREGAIGWGLYADLADPTRMVEYFMTESWEEHAQQHDRGVSRDEAELKTQIWALHQGPEPPTTTHLLAQHYRPTATPPLMVPGSTRLVASTAGEATA from the coding sequence ATGTCTGCTCCCGTTACTGCCCCTACCCCGCCTGCTCCGTCCGCCTCGCCGTTTACGCCCCTGAAGATTCCGTTTTTCCGGATGCTGTGGATTGCGTCTTTCGTGTCGAACATCGGGACGTGGATGCAGAACGTGGGCGCCGTAGGGCTGATGACGGAGCTGACGACCTCACCGGTGCTGGTGGCCCTGCTCCAGACGGCCTCGGCGCTGCCCGTGTTTCTGCTGAGTCTGCCCGCTGGCGCCCTGGCCGACCTGGTGGACCGCCGCAAAATGCTGCTGGCCACTCAAACCTGGATGGCCGTGGTGGCCCTGCTGCTGGCCGCTGTCACGCTGCTCGGCCTCAACAACCCCTGGCTGCTGCTGACCCTCACGTTTCTGCTGGGCCTGGGCGGGGCCCTGAACAACCCCGTGTGGCAAACCGTGACGCCCGAATTGGTGCCCCGCCAGGAGCTACCCCAGGCCATTGCCCTCAACAGCGTGAGCTTCAACCTGGCCCGCGCTTTTGGTCCGGCCCTGGGCGGGTTGGTTATCGGCTACTTCTCGGCCGGCGCGGCTTTTCTGCTGAACGGGTTGTCGTTTTTAGCTACTATCTACATGGTGTACAGCTGGAAGCGCGAGCCCCAGGCTACCTCTACCCTGGCCACGGAACGACTGGTAGCGGCCATTCGGGGTGGCATCCGCTACGCCCGTTTTGCGCCGGCGGTGCAGCACATTCTGGTGCGGGGGGTAAGCTTCACGTTTGGGGCCAGCGCCCTGTTTGCCCTGATGCCGGCCGTGGTAGCGCGCCGCCTCCACGAGCCCACCTCCTTCTACTCCCTGCTGCTTTCCTGCATGGGGCTGGGGGCCGTTATTGCCGCCTTCATCCTGCCCCGTCTCAACCGCCGCCTCAGCATCGACTGGCGTGTGACGCTGGCAACCGGGGCCTTTGCCGTGAGCCTGCTGGGGCTGGGCTACGCCGATAACCACTGGCTGCTATATGGCCTGCTGACGTTGGTGGGCATGGCCTGGATGCTGGTGCTGAACTCGTTTAGCGTGGGTGTGCAGACGGTGGTGCCCCGTTGGGTGCAGGCCCGTACCATCAGTCTGTACCTGCTCACCATTCAGGGCGGCATGGCCCTGGGCAGCGTGGTGTGGGGAACCGTGGCCGAGCGCGCGAGCCTACCCCTGGCCCTGACCGGAGCCGCCGGCTGGTTGGGCCTGACCACGCTGCTGGCCCTGCGGTTCTCGCTGCGTAACTCCCCCGAAAGCCTCGACCATACGCCCGCCCGGTCCCGCCCCGAGCCCATTCTGGCCGAAGAGCCCGACCCGGAAGATGGCCCCGTTATCATCACCACCACGTACCGCGTCCTGCCCTCCGACCGCCCGGCCTTCACCTACTTAATGGAGCAGCTGGCCCGCATCCGCCGCCGGGAAGGCGCCATTGGCTGGGGCCTCTACGCTGATCTGGCCGACCCAACCCGTATGGTGGAGTATTTCATGACCGAATCGTGGGAGGAGCATGCCCAGCAGCACGACCGGGGCGTGAGCCGCGACGAAGCGGAGCTGAAAACCCAGATCTGGGCCCTGCACCAAGGCCCCGAACCACCTACCACTACCCACCTGTTAGCTCAGCATTATCGCCCCACCGCCACCCCGCCCCTAATGGTGCCCGGCAGCACCCGCCTGGTAGCCAGCACCGCTGGCGAGGCTACGGCATAG
- a CDS encoding HNH endonuclease: MSFIPNDDVRNTHVIHINGDRTDNRAENLRYGHQWELTAEILKLGIQRKNQLHNNPRNLSREDVQLLHSAYATGATAPELAEYYGISNHAVNSNLRYNTHTLDVALEIDEQAISPTAPPAPTASEETALPQTDSKLTPPLTPPVPPTAADGDWLPHGKRGKALPVNG; the protein is encoded by the coding sequence ATGAGCTTCATTCCCAATGATGATGTGCGCAACACGCACGTTATTCACATCAATGGGGACCGGACTGACAACAGAGCTGAAAACCTGCGGTACGGGCATCAATGGGAGTTGACGGCCGAAATTCTGAAACTTGGTATCCAACGGAAAAACCAGCTCCACAACAACCCAAGAAACTTGAGTAGGGAGGATGTCCAACTTCTTCATTCCGCTTACGCGACTGGAGCAACGGCACCTGAACTGGCAGAATATTATGGCATCAGTAACCATGCAGTTAATAGTAACCTGCGCTACAACACGCACACTTTGGATGTGGCGCTTGAAATCGATGAACAGGCCATATCACCAACCGCGCCACCCGCGCCCACGGCCAGCGAAGAAACTGCTCTGCCGCAGACTGATTCAAAACTGACACCTCCCCTCACGCCGCCGGTACCTCCAACTGCAGCAGATGGTGACTGGCTGCCTCATGGCAAAAGAGGAAAAGCCCTACCCGTAAACGGGTAG
- a CDS encoding DUF305 domain-containing protein, with amino-acid sequence MKTPAFGLAAFFSAALLLSSCNNAHNTPDSEATATANAPAADGMAGMDHAAMGHSAAAPAGASPQLTAMNEMMQQMHATKPRGNTDYDFARHMLEHHKGAVVMADLELRDGQDATMRRMAEKIRADQQREIKELEASVNRLASAPANYKPEDPADPFARKMNASMTDMMQNMPQAGTNPDLNFNLLMTVHHQSAVDMARAELAHGQDARLKEMARQMLEAQQKEIKQMQDWHAQNTGKR; translated from the coding sequence ATGAAAACTCCAGCTTTTGGCCTTGCCGCTTTCTTTTCAGCAGCCCTGCTGCTCAGCAGCTGCAACAACGCCCACAACACTCCCGACTCGGAAGCTACTGCCACCGCAAACGCCCCGGCCGCCGACGGCATGGCTGGCATGGACCACGCGGCTATGGGACACTCGGCGGCCGCCCCGGCCGGCGCCTCGCCCCAACTGACGGCCATGAATGAGATGATGCAGCAGATGCACGCTACCAAGCCCCGGGGCAACACCGATTACGATTTCGCCCGTCATATGCTGGAGCACCACAAGGGCGCCGTGGTGATGGCCGACCTGGAGCTGCGCGACGGACAGGACGCTACAATGCGCCGGATGGCGGAGAAAATCAGGGCCGACCAGCAAAGGGAAATCAAGGAATTGGAAGCCAGTGTCAACCGCCTGGCCAGTGCTCCGGCCAACTACAAGCCCGAAGACCCCGCTGACCCCTTCGCCCGCAAAATGAACGCCTCCATGACGGACATGATGCAGAACATGCCCCAGGCGGGCACCAACCCCGATCTGAATTTCAATCTGCTCATGACGGTGCACCACCAGAGCGCCGTGGACATGGCCCGGGCCGAGCTTGCCCACGGCCAGGATGCCCGGCTCAAGGAAATGGCCCGCCAGATGCTGGAGGCCCAGCAAAAGGAAATCAAACAGATGCAGGACTGGCACGCGCAAAACACGGGTAAGAGGTAG